A single genomic interval of Asinibacterium sp. OR53 harbors:
- a CDS encoding cytochrome c, whose translation MNKLSIIAVLSAATVIVSCSDVKRTPGHIYMPDMAYSRAYETYADHSNLAEKGINFDNRPVAGTIAREEEMPFPYAKDQGTDTTNYVASKQVKSPFDSLSTTDAKEAERLYQINCGICHGTKLDGNGPLYKGGEGPYPAAPKNFIGDPVVSVMPEGQMFYSVSYGKNMMGSYASQLTRKQRWMVIKYIKNKQLAAKAAAAPAADATAKK comes from the coding sequence ATGAATAAATTATCTATCATAGCTGTTTTGTCTGCCGCCACGGTGATTGTAAGCTGTAGCGATGTAAAACGCACACCGGGACATATTTATATGCCCGATATGGCTTATAGCCGCGCGTATGAAACCTATGCAGACCACAGTAACCTGGCAGAAAAGGGTATCAACTTCGACAACAGGCCAGTAGCAGGAACCATTGCACGTGAAGAGGAAATGCCTTTCCCTTATGCCAAAGACCAGGGTACCGATACTACCAACTATGTTGCATCTAAGCAGGTGAAGAGTCCTTTCGATTCGTTATCAACTACCGATGCAAAAGAGGCGGAGCGTTTGTACCAGATCAACTGCGGTATCTGCCATGGCACCAAACTGGATGGTAACGGACCGTTGTATAAAGGAGGTGAAGGACCTTATCCGGCTGCACCCAAGAATTTCATCGGAGACCCGGTGGTTTCAGTGATGCCGGAAGGACAGATGTTCTATTCAGTTTCTTACGGAAAGAACATGATGGGCTCTTATGCTTCACAACTGACTCGCAAACAGCGCTGGATGGTAATCAAATACATTAAGAACAAACAACTGGCGGCTAAAGCTGCAGCTGCTCCGGCAGCCGATGCAACCGCGAAAAAATAA
- a CDS encoding cytochrome c oxidase subunit II has product MTMFLTIAVIVLIFVVIFQIAKASEYVAVLKGAETSRKQNNKINGFLMLVFLVLGLIGVWFCNKELYGKTLLPHGSASVEGERVDSMLWVTLALTGLVFIITQVLLFGFAYKYQEKENRKAHFFPHSNTLELIWTIIPAVTLTILVVIGLRNWFLFTGEPPKNAMVVEVTGRQFNWMYRYPGKDGTFGKKYFRNIDDANNNPLGLLWDDAMGHDDVVAQTMYLVKGRPVKLIIGSRDVVHDVGLPQFRMKMDAVPGTPTTLWFTPKYTTKEMREITGNPNFVYELSCDQMCGNGHYSMKGSIEVVDQEEFDVWMAKQKSAYLTAFPDKDPANAKPAADSTKTAAAKTEATAVKSTAKM; this is encoded by the coding sequence ATGACAATGTTTTTAACCATAGCTGTGATCGTGCTGATTTTTGTTGTGATCTTCCAGATTGCCAAAGCCAGCGAATATGTAGCAGTATTGAAAGGTGCGGAAACCAGCCGCAAGCAGAACAACAAGATCAATGGCTTTCTCATGCTCGTCTTCCTGGTGCTGGGCCTCATAGGTGTGTGGTTCTGCAACAAGGAATTGTATGGTAAAACCTTACTGCCGCATGGCTCTGCCAGCGTTGAAGGGGAGCGTGTAGACTCTATGTTATGGGTTACATTGGCTTTAACCGGATTGGTATTCATCATTACCCAGGTACTACTTTTCGGGTTTGCATATAAATACCAGGAAAAAGAAAACCGTAAAGCGCATTTCTTCCCGCATAGCAATACCCTGGAGTTGATCTGGACCATCATCCCGGCCGTAACACTCACCATATTGGTGGTGATTGGCCTTCGTAACTGGTTCTTATTCACCGGAGAACCTCCTAAAAATGCCATGGTAGTGGAAGTAACCGGCCGCCAGTTCAACTGGATGTACCGTTATCCCGGAAAAGACGGCACTTTTGGTAAAAAATATTTCAGGAACATCGACGATGCGAACAATAACCCCCTTGGGTTGTTATGGGATGATGCAATGGGTCACGACGATGTGGTTGCGCAGACTATGTATCTCGTAAAAGGAAGACCGGTTAAATTGATCATAGGTTCAAGGGATGTAGTACACGATGTAGGTCTGCCCCAGTTCAGGATGAAAATGGATGCGGTACCCGGTACACCTACTACACTTTGGTTTACCCCCAAGTACACCACCAAAGAAATGCGTGAAATTACCGGCAACCCCAATTTCGTTTACGAGCTCAGTTGCGACCAGATGTGCGGTAATGGACATTACTCCATGAAAGGCTCCATAGAAGTGGTAGACCAGGAAGAGTTCGATGTGTGGATGGCTAAACAAAAATCAGCTTACCTGACCGCTTTCCCTGACAAAGACCCGGCCAATGCCAAACCGGCCGCAGACAGCACCAAAACAGCTGCTGCAAAAACAGAGGCAACTGCTGTGAAGAGCACAGCAAAGATGTAA
- a CDS encoding cbb3-type cytochrome c oxidase subunit I yields MSNEAVVHAHPGLAHEVHGDHHEHHHHETFITKYVFSQDHKMIAKQFLITGMVWAVLGGLMSVLFRLQLGYPDATFPWLEDILGKWAKGGRISDSAYYALVTTHGTVLVFFVLTAGLSGTFANFLIPLQVGARDMASPFMNMLSYWFFFIASVVMLSSLFVETGPFSGGWTAYPPLSALGSASPGSKTGMDLWLIAMALFVVSSLLGGLNYIATILNMRTKGMSMTRLPLTIWALFFTAVLGVLSFPVLLSGFILLIFDRNFGTSFYLSDIFVSGVGALPNEGGSAILYQHLFWFLGHPEVYIILLPAMGMASEIIAINSRKPIFGYMAMVGSLFAIAILAFLVWAHHMFVTGLNPFLGSVFVLLTLLIAVPSAIKVFNWLTTLWRGNIRFTPGMMFAIGFVSLFISGGLTGIWLGNSALDIHLHDTYFVIAHFHIVMGVASMFGMFAGVYHWYPKMYGRYLNNTLGYIHFWVTIAGAYMIFWPMHYQGLAGMPRRYYDYSNWESFKQFVELNRFISTVAMIVFAVQLLFLFNFFYSIFKGRKVTTQNPWGATTLEWTAPIRPGHGNWTGEIPEVHRWAYDYGKDGKDFIPQTTPIGSDESEHH; encoded by the coding sequence ATGAGTAACGAAGCAGTAGTGCATGCACATCCGGGACTGGCGCATGAGGTTCATGGCGATCATCACGAGCATCATCATCATGAGACTTTCATCACCAAATATGTGTTCAGCCAGGATCATAAAATGATCGCGAAGCAGTTCCTGATCACCGGTATGGTTTGGGCTGTATTGGGTGGTTTGATGAGTGTGTTATTCCGTTTGCAACTGGGTTATCCCGATGCCACTTTCCCCTGGCTGGAAGATATCCTGGGTAAATGGGCCAAAGGCGGACGTATTTCTGACTCTGCATACTATGCACTGGTTACCACGCACGGTACCGTACTGGTGTTCTTTGTATTGACAGCAGGCTTGAGCGGAACCTTTGCCAACTTCCTCATTCCCCTGCAAGTAGGAGCTAGAGACATGGCTTCTCCTTTCATGAACATGCTCAGCTACTGGTTCTTCTTCATCGCCAGTGTGGTGATGTTGTCTTCCTTGTTTGTTGAAACAGGTCCTTTCAGCGGTGGCTGGACAGCTTATCCTCCGTTGAGCGCACTGGGGTCGGCTTCTCCCGGTTCTAAAACGGGTATGGATCTATGGTTGATAGCCATGGCACTCTTCGTGGTATCGTCGCTGCTTGGTGGTTTGAACTATATCGCTACCATCCTGAACATGCGTACCAAAGGCATGAGCATGACCCGTTTGCCGTTGACCATCTGGGCCCTGTTCTTCACTGCCGTACTGGGTGTGTTGTCATTCCCTGTATTGTTATCAGGTTTCATCCTGCTGATATTCGACCGTAACTTCGGAACGAGCTTCTATTTGTCAGATATCTTCGTCAGTGGTGTGGGTGCATTGCCTAATGAAGGCGGTAGCGCCATCCTGTACCAGCACTTGTTCTGGTTCCTGGGACACCCCGAAGTATATATCATCCTGCTGCCCGCGATGGGTATGGCATCAGAGATCATTGCCATCAATTCACGCAAACCCATCTTCGGTTATATGGCCATGGTGGGATCGCTGTTCGCCATTGCTATCCTGGCCTTCCTGGTATGGGCGCACCACATGTTCGTAACGGGATTGAACCCTTTCCTCGGATCGGTATTCGTATTGCTTACCTTGTTGATCGCGGTTCCTTCGGCCATCAAAGTATTTAACTGGCTCACTACACTGTGGCGCGGTAATATCCGCTTCACACCCGGTATGATGTTCGCTATCGGCTTTGTAAGCCTGTTCATCTCCGGTGGATTAACCGGTATCTGGCTGGGTAACTCAGCACTGGATATCCACCTGCACGATACGTATTTTGTGATCGCTCACTTCCATATTGTAATGGGTGTGGCTTCCATGTTCGGTATGTTTGCCGGTGTATACCATTGGTACCCCAAAATGTACGGACGTTACCTGAACAATACACTGGGTTATATCCACTTCTGGGTAACCATCGCCGGTGCTTACATGATTTTCTGGCCCATGCACTACCAGGGTCTGGCCGGTATGCCACGTCGTTACTACGACTACAGCAACTGGGAAAGCTTTAAACAATTCGTGGAACTGAACAGGTTCATCAGCACCGTGGCGATGATCGTATTCGCTGTGCAACTCCTGTTCCTGTTCAACTTCTTCTATTCTATTTTCAAAGGCAGAAAAGTGACTACACAGAACCCTTGGGGTGCTACCACACTCGAGTGGACAGCTCCTATCCGTCCTGGTCATGGTAACTGGACCGGCGAAATACCTGAAGTACACCGTTGGGCTTATGACTATGGTAAGGATGGAAAAGATTTCATTCCGCAAACCACCCCGATAGGATCTGACGAAAGCGAACACCACTGA
- the cyoE gene encoding heme o synthase: MVATDASTPAPFSLSARLKDYMQLTKFTLSLTVVFSCVVCYLLAPKVVEYNWWMILLLFIAGMLITGSANAINQAVEKDTDAVMKRTAKRPVASGRMSQQEAYIFALIAGALGVLMMWYFFNFSSALLSASSLFLYAYIYTPLKKINSIAVLIGAFPGALPCLIGWVAGNDDFSAGGWALFGIQFLWQFPHFWAIAWVAHTDYSKAGFKLLPSDKGPTRFTAMQTVMYAVLMIPVGILPYYFGIAGKTSMWIVLVCNLFMVVQCLRLYKGMDVKSARRVMFSSYIYLPVVLLALLANKL; encoded by the coding sequence ATGGTTGCAACAGACGCATCAACACCTGCTCCTTTCTCCCTGTCTGCCAGGTTGAAAGATTACATGCAGCTGACCAAGTTCACACTGAGCTTGACAGTCGTGTTCTCCTGCGTTGTTTGCTACCTGCTGGCACCCAAAGTGGTGGAATACAACTGGTGGATGATATTGCTGCTTTTCATAGCCGGCATGCTCATCACCGGCAGTGCCAATGCCATTAACCAGGCCGTTGAAAAAGATACCGATGCAGTAATGAAGAGAACTGCCAAACGCCCTGTGGCCAGCGGCCGCATGTCGCAGCAGGAAGCCTATATTTTTGCGCTCATCGCAGGAGCACTGGGTGTGTTGATGATGTGGTATTTTTTCAACTTCTCTTCTGCCCTGTTATCTGCCTCCAGTTTATTCCTCTATGCATATATCTATACGCCGCTGAAAAAGATCAACTCCATTGCCGTGCTGATAGGAGCTTTTCCGGGCGCACTGCCCTGCCTGATCGGCTGGGTGGCGGGCAACGATGATTTCAGTGCAGGAGGATGGGCCTTGTTTGGCATACAGTTCCTCTGGCAATTCCCGCATTTCTGGGCCATTGCCTGGGTAGCGCATACCGATTACAGCAAGGCGGGGTTCAAACTGCTGCCTTCCGATAAAGGCCCAACGAGGTTCACCGCCATGCAAACAGTGATGTATGCCGTGCTGATGATACCCGTAGGCATATTACCTTATTATTTTGGCATAGCAGGAAAGACCAGTATGTGGATTGTACTTGTATGTAACCTGTTCATGGTGGTACAATGCCTGCGACTGTATAAGGGAATGGACGTGAAATCTGCCAGGCGCGTGATGTTCAGCAGTTATATCTACCTGCCGGTGGTACTGCTGGCGTTACTGGCGAATAAATTGTAA
- a CDS encoding cytochrome c oxidase subunit 3 — translation MMMTAIQQPNRPQRLHPHKFTLWVAIGSIVMMFAGLTSAYIVKKNQSNWLEFQLPVIFRYSTAVILLSSLSMHLALKAFKAREMGRYRMLISTTALLGLLFITLQYLGFRNLEAQHIALVGEKSNSSASFLFVITSLHMVHVLGGVIALLVIFARAFSTRIKQYNSMPLEIAGTYWHFVDALWIYLFVFYNWIG, via the coding sequence ATGATGATGACAGCGATACAACAACCCAATAGGCCGCAAAGGTTGCACCCGCACAAGTTTACTTTGTGGGTGGCCATTGGTAGTATTGTGATGATGTTTGCAGGGCTCACGAGTGCTTATATCGTGAAAAAGAACCAGAGCAACTGGCTCGAATTCCAGTTACCGGTTATATTCCGTTATTCCACTGCCGTGATCCTGTTAAGCAGCCTTTCTATGCACCTGGCGCTCAAAGCCTTCAAAGCAAGGGAAATGGGGCGTTACCGTATGCTCATCAGCACCACGGCCCTGCTGGGACTCCTGTTCATCACCTTGCAGTACCTGGGCTTCCGCAACCTGGAAGCACAGCATATTGCGCTGGTAGGGGAAAAAAGCAATTCATCTGCTTCTTTTCTCTTTGTGATCACCAGTTTGCACATGGTGCACGTACTGGGTGGAGTAATAGCCCTGCTGGTGATCTTTGCAAGGGCTTTCAGCACACGCATCAAGCAATACAACAGTATGCCGCTGGAAATAGCCGGCACTTACTGGCACTTTGTGGATGCGCTTTGGATATACTTGTTTGTTTTTTATAACTGGATCGGGTAG
- a CDS encoding cytochrome c oxidase subunit 3 encodes MSSTTTATASKMWGGGKSPFNVEYGKLMMWYFLMSDAFTFGAFLISYGTIRFSTNGWPDPNEVFRSYPFAPEGVHAPLVFVSIMTFILIISSVTMVLAVKAGHEMDKKGVVRNLILTILGGLAFLSCQAWEWNHLFHEGAWWGRNPFINHDGTASSTNFTNFFFTITGFHGFHVFSGVIINIVMLTMTLMDKFEKRGHYLMIEKAGLYWHFVDLVWVFVFTCFYLI; translated from the coding sequence ATGTCAAGTACAACAACTGCAACAGCATCCAAAATGTGGGGCGGAGGGAAGAGTCCCTTCAACGTAGAGTATGGAAAATTGATGATGTGGTATTTTTTAATGAGCGATGCCTTCACATTTGGTGCATTCCTGATCTCTTATGGTACCATCCGTTTTTCTACCAACGGCTGGCCTGACCCCAACGAAGTGTTCAGAAGCTACCCCTTCGCTCCCGAAGGAGTGCATGCGCCGCTGGTGTTTGTGAGTATCATGACATTCATTTTGATCATCAGTTCGGTTACCATGGTACTGGCTGTGAAAGCCGGGCATGAAATGGATAAGAAAGGAGTGGTGAGAAACCTGATCCTGACCATCCTGGGCGGACTGGCCTTCCTGAGCTGCCAGGCATGGGAGTGGAACCACCTGTTTCATGAAGGTGCCTGGTGGGGACGCAATCCTTTCATCAACCATGATGGTACCGCTTCTTCTACCAACTTTACCAATTTCTTCTTTACCATTACCGGGTTCCATGGATTCCACGTGTTTTCAGGTGTGATCATCAACATTGTGATGCTGACCATGACCCTGATGGATAAATTTGAAAAGCGCGGGCATTACCTGATGATTGAAAAAGCCGGGTTGTACTGGCACTTTGTAGACCTGGTATGGGTATTCGTATTCACTTGCTTTTACCTGATCTAA
- a CDS encoding cytochrome C oxidase subunit IV family protein, with translation MAHSEEHSGGSTKEILRVTLILTVLTIIELALGFWMMGMPLESTSRLATKITIIVLMLAKAFYIVGYFMHLKHEIRNMIMTIVVPLALFIWFITAFLYDGNSFRHLRNTYDPHFKEQATIKVEKKEGEHAAEGKEARPAEEKGAAVEQPKH, from the coding sequence ATGGCACATTCAGAAGAGCACAGCGGAGGAAGCACCAAAGAGATTTTAAGGGTAACGCTGATCCTTACGGTTTTAACCATCATTGAACTGGCCCTTGGTTTCTGGATGATGGGCATGCCGCTGGAAAGCACATCAAGGCTGGCTACTAAAATAACCATCATTGTGCTGATGCTGGCAAAAGCTTTTTATATCGTAGGTTATTTCATGCACCTGAAACACGAGATCAGGAACATGATCATGACCATTGTGGTGCCTTTGGCCCTGTTTATATGGTTTATCACCGCCTTCCTTTACGACGGTAATTCATTCCGTCACCTGCGTAATACGTACGACCCCCATTTCAAAGAGCAGGCTACCATTAAAGTAGAGAAGAAGGAAGGAGAGCATGCTGCGGAAGGCAAAGAAGCCAGGCCAGCCGAAGAGAAAGGCGCTGCAGTGGAACAACCAAAACATTGA
- a CDS encoding SCO family protein, producing the protein MNRKALLGLCVAVLLPVFCYLVLRYASERAVDMPRRYLLDTVITRIEKGKEVNDSIWHRSKNIRLVNQLGDTVSLYDNPGKIIVADFFFTSCRSICPILTHNMARLQQSFIKGGDVRNKIDTSIVQFLSFTVDPDRDSVPVLKKYADHFGVQHDNWWMLTGSRDSIYRFAFEELKVDKFSEEPVSPDFVHTSRYVLLDKDRVVRGYYNGLDSVSIGKLARDIGLLMLEKDARQPSTVFREIIDLGWLWLLAALMITFFILYLRKKRKGND; encoded by the coding sequence ATGAATAGAAAAGCGCTGTTGGGTTTATGTGTAGCGGTATTGTTGCCGGTATTTTGTTACCTGGTATTGAGATACGCCAGCGAGCGAGCGGTTGACATGCCCCGCCGTTATTTGCTCGATACTGTCATAACACGAATAGAAAAAGGGAAAGAGGTTAATGACAGCATCTGGCACAGATCAAAAAACATCCGCCTGGTTAACCAGCTTGGTGATACGGTTAGTCTATACGACAATCCCGGTAAGATCATCGTAGCCGATTTTTTCTTCACCAGTTGCAGAAGTATTTGTCCCATATTAACGCATAATATGGCCAGGTTGCAGCAGTCGTTCATCAAGGGCGGCGATGTGCGCAACAAGATCGATACTTCCATTGTTCAATTCCTTTCATTTACTGTTGATCCCGATCGCGATTCTGTTCCGGTGCTGAAAAAATATGCCGATCATTTTGGTGTGCAGCACGATAACTGGTGGATGCTTACCGGCAGCAGGGATTCGATCTATCGGTTTGCATTCGAGGAATTGAAAGTAGACAAGTTCAGCGAGGAGCCGGTATCACCCGATTTTGTGCATACCAGCCGCTATGTGTTGCTCGATAAAGACCGTGTGGTGCGGGGATATTACAACGGACTCGATTCGGTATCGATAGGTAAGCTGGCGAGAGATATAGGATTGCTGATGCTTGAGAAAGATGCACGGCAACCCAGTACGGTATTCAGGGAGATCATTGATCTGGGATGGTTATGGTTGTTGGCGGCGTTGATGATCACTTTCTTTATCTTGTATCTCAGGAAGAAGAGAAAAGGGAACGATTAA
- a CDS encoding DUF420 domain-containing protein, producing MLEPVIVKNDKKARWLIAIFSFVVFSAVVIMGRVKLNVHPGFNVHIFAAINAAINSVVALLLVAALIAVKNKKYLLHKRIMLTALALSVIFLVSYITHHLLAGEARFGDINHDGILSDEEKEAVGIKLRLIYYLILSTHIFLAAIILPFILFTAYRGLTAEFSLHKDIARVTWPMWLYVAITGPVVYWMISPYYR from the coding sequence ATGCTGGAACCTGTTATTGTTAAGAACGATAAGAAGGCCCGATGGCTCATTGCTATTTTCTCATTCGTGGTATTCAGTGCAGTGGTGATCATGGGCAGGGTAAAGCTGAATGTGCACCCAGGATTTAACGTGCATATTTTTGCCGCGATCAATGCTGCGATCAATAGCGTTGTGGCCTTGTTGCTGGTAGCGGCCCTGATAGCCGTAAAAAATAAAAAATACCTGCTGCACAAAAGGATCATGCTAACGGCCCTGGCCTTATCGGTGATTTTCCTGGTTTCTTATATAACGCATCACTTACTGGCCGGGGAAGCCAGGTTCGGCGATATCAACCATGACGGCATATTGAGTGATGAAGAGAAAGAAGCGGTGGGCATCAAATTACGCCTGATCTATTACCTGATCCTTTCTACGCATATTTTCCTGGCCGCCATTATACTGCCCTTTATTTTATTTACAGCTTACAGGGGATTGACGGCGGAGTTTTCACTGCACAAAGACATTGCAAGGGTTACCTGGCCTATGTGGCTGTATGTTGCTATCACGGGGCCTGTGGTATATTGGATGATCAGTCCGTATTACCGGTAA
- a CDS encoding MGMT family protein yields MAKKSADKLKTVLPSGGKDISFFEQVYEVVRQIPRGRVTSYGAIAAYLGTRMSARMVGWAMNGAGAVKPKVPAHRVVNRNGMLSGKAAFATPTLMEELLAKEKTKVKDDTIVDFGKKFWDPAVELAL; encoded by the coding sequence ATGGCTAAGAAAAGTGCAGACAAATTGAAAACAGTCTTACCCAGCGGCGGCAAGGACATTTCTTTTTTTGAACAGGTATATGAAGTGGTCAGGCAAATCCCCAGGGGCAGGGTCACTTCTTATGGCGCCATCGCCGCTTACCTGGGCACCCGCATGAGTGCACGCATGGTAGGATGGGCTATGAACGGAGCAGGCGCTGTTAAGCCCAAAGTGCCGGCCCATCGTGTAGTGAACCGCAATGGCATGCTCAGCGGCAAAGCCGCATTCGCCACACCTACTTTAATGGAAGAATTACTCGCCAAAGAAAAAACAAAAGTCAAGGATGATACCATCGTTGACTTTGGAAAAAAATTCTGGGATCCCGCTGTTGAACTGGCGCTCTGA
- a CDS encoding DUF5522 domain-containing protein — translation MVLTEKYHLEKGYCCGNGCRHCPYNYEAVPEPRRTVILGERSESKEPPNT, via the coding sequence ATGGTACTGACAGAAAAATACCATTTAGAGAAAGGTTATTGCTGTGGCAATGGCTGCAGGCACTGCCCTTACAATTATGAAGCCGTACCTGAGCCAAGACGGACCGTCATCCTGGGCGAGCGAAGCGAGTCGAAGGAGCCGCCGAATACTTGA
- the trmB gene encoding tRNA (guanosine(46)-N7)-methyltransferase TrmB: MGQKKLIRFEAIRHFDNVLEYPKDMPGQWKQFFKNEHPITLELACGKGEYAVGLGRLYPSRNFIGIDIKGNRIWRGAKTALDEGLNNVAFLRSQIDKVTDYFQPGEVAEIWITFPDPQLRTSRAKKRLTHPRFLRLYQRFLQSNGLVHLKTDSPDLYEFTLTVINLFGLEVIDQSGDVYANTDIKQELQIKTHYEGLDIAQSNRIHYLCFRLNKELPVEKDEALKQLIGEQATD, translated from the coding sequence ATGGGACAAAAAAAGTTGATCCGTTTCGAAGCTATCAGGCATTTTGACAATGTGCTGGAATATCCAAAGGATATGCCTGGTCAATGGAAACAGTTCTTTAAGAATGAACACCCTATTACACTGGAGCTTGCTTGTGGTAAGGGGGAATACGCAGTAGGACTGGGCCGTCTCTACCCCAGCCGCAACTTTATTGGCATCGATATCAAAGGCAACCGCATCTGGCGGGGGGCCAAAACGGCATTGGATGAAGGGTTGAATAATGTGGCGTTCCTGCGTTCGCAGATCGATAAGGTGACCGACTATTTCCAGCCCGGCGAAGTGGCCGAAATATGGATCACTTTCCCCGACCCCCAACTCCGTACTTCCCGTGCCAAAAAAAGACTTACCCATCCCAGGTTCCTGCGGCTTTATCAACGGTTTCTGCAATCCAACGGACTGGTTCACCTCAAAACCGATAGTCCCGACCTGTATGAATTCACCCTAACAGTGATTAACTTATTTGGCCTCGAGGTTATTGACCAGTCCGGCGATGTTTATGCCAACACAGACATTAAACAAGAGCTGCAAATAAAAACGCATTACGAAGGATTGGATATCGCACAAAGCAACCGCATTCACTACCTCTGTTTCCGCCTGAATAAAGAACTGCCGGTTGAGAAAGACGAAGCATTAAAACAACTCATCGGTGAGCAAGCAACTGATTGA
- a CDS encoding sulfatase-like hydrolase/transferase, with the protein MDQKIENFFRRQWYPYLYGLAFLLFKTVRYTPSFSWPVAINLYVLYIAITWLLLETFKKAATVAYAGIFVIICWASLLHVVGIAQLLGFEYAYIPANFYYAFYVFVLCCLIAARYLLRKCKKDYAPYLNSLLNTFLLIICLVFAVNGSVTVEQGKKDIVKTESAAIDIPASETKRDIVWILMDEYGSSEVLQKVFAFRNPFDTILQQHDFCLLPSIQTRFPNTLLSLNALFNEDDSIRPTNFYAGIDALKKASWIQRIERDGYRFVNLSSFDIGGENKLEDRSGYPGTYLDQLISGTLFGMMIEKAKFTAAKCDAYNHRLYEKLKATLLEQSPYPRFIWAHLAIPHEPFSRDRAGSLVSLSTYTGRDSVPIKKYYTGYLEYGNHLLQQLLDTQQTWKDKIVIITGDHGPRYSFIKEPGASSHPYAAVYIPEKYDTAALQQLRYISNLPSFLQQHGLP; encoded by the coding sequence ATGGACCAGAAAATAGAGAACTTTTTCCGCAGGCAATGGTATCCGTATTTATACGGACTGGCCTTTTTACTGTTCAAAACGGTTCGTTATACGCCTTCTTTTTCATGGCCAGTTGCCATCAACCTGTATGTCCTTTACATTGCCATTACATGGCTCTTGCTCGAAACGTTTAAAAAAGCAGCAACAGTTGCGTATGCAGGAATATTTGTGATCATTTGCTGGGCTTCTTTACTGCATGTAGTAGGAATAGCACAGTTGCTTGGGTTTGAATATGCCTATATACCCGCCAATTTTTATTATGCTTTCTATGTGTTCGTTTTGTGCTGTTTAATAGCGGCCCGGTACCTACTCAGGAAATGTAAAAAAGACTATGCGCCTTACCTGAATTCATTATTGAATACTTTTTTGCTGATCATCTGCCTGGTGTTTGCAGTGAATGGCTCGGTAACAGTGGAACAAGGGAAGAAAGATATCGTCAAAACAGAATCGGCTGCCATTGATATTCCCGCCAGTGAAACGAAAAGAGATATTGTATGGATATTGATGGATGAATACGGATCTTCCGAAGTATTGCAAAAAGTATTTGCGTTCAGGAATCCATTCGATACCATTTTGCAGCAGCATGATTTTTGTTTGCTTCCTTCTATTCAAACAAGGTTTCCCAATACGCTGCTTTCTCTGAATGCGCTTTTCAATGAAGACGACAGCATACGACCTACGAACTTTTATGCAGGGATTGATGCATTGAAGAAAGCAAGCTGGATACAACGGATCGAAAGAGATGGATACCGGTTCGTGAATCTCAGCTCGTTCGACATAGGCGGTGAAAATAAACTGGAAGACAGAAGCGGCTATCCTGGTACCTACCTGGATCAATTGATCTCGGGAACCCTCTTTGGCATGATGATCGAGAAAGCAAAATTCACCGCTGCCAAATGCGATGCATACAATCACCGGTTATATGAAAAATTAAAGGCAACGCTTTTGGAGCAATCTCCATACCCGCGTTTTATTTGGGCGCATCTCGCCATTCCGCATGAGCCATTCTCCAGGGACCGTGCAGGCAGTCTGGTGTCTTTGTCAACCTACACTGGCAGGGACAGTGTGCCGATCAAAAAATATTATACCGGTTACCTGGAATATGGCAATCACTTGCTGCAACAATTACTGGATACACAACAAACATGGAAGGATAAAATTGTGATCATTACGGGCGATCATGGTCCCCGCTATTCTTTTATTAAAGAGCCGGGAGCTTCCAGCCACCCCTATGCCGCCGTGTACATCCCAGAAAAATATGATACGGCCGCGCTGCAACAGCTTCGTTATATTTCAAACCTGCCTTCGTTCCTGCAGCAACACGGTTTACCTTGA